One segment of Mycobacterium spongiae DNA contains the following:
- the cobF gene encoding precorrin-6A synthase (deacetylating): MSRHIHVIGIGAGDPDYVTVQAINALNDTQVFFAMDKGEQKSDLVELRRTVCARFIREPGYRFVELPDPQRSRTAEYRESVADWHGARARIWVRAITAELGPDGVGAFLAWGDPSLYDSTVRVLQGLAAEAEISYDVVPGITAVQALTARHRVPLNEVGAPVLITTGRQLREHGVSGSAVVMLDRDCSFRVCPPETRIWWGAYLGTGNELLVAGTVGEVGERIVALRAEARARHGWIMDTYLLRA, from the coding sequence GTGAGTCGGCATATTCACGTCATCGGCATCGGCGCTGGGGACCCCGACTACGTGACCGTCCAGGCGATCAACGCGCTCAACGACACCCAGGTGTTCTTCGCGATGGACAAAGGCGAGCAGAAAAGCGACCTGGTGGAACTGCGGCGCACCGTCTGTGCGCGGTTTATTCGTGAGCCCGGCTACCGATTCGTTGAGCTGCCCGACCCGCAACGGTCGAGGACCGCCGAGTATCGAGAATCGGTTGCTGACTGGCACGGGGCCCGCGCGAGGATCTGGGTCCGGGCCATCACCGCCGAACTGGGACCCGATGGGGTAGGCGCGTTCCTGGCCTGGGGTGACCCGTCGCTGTACGACAGCACCGTGCGTGTCCTGCAGGGTCTAGCCGCCGAGGCCGAGATTAGCTATGATGTCGTTCCTGGCATCACCGCGGTGCAGGCGCTTACCGCCCGGCACCGAGTCCCACTCAATGAGGTGGGCGCGCCCGTGCTGATCACCACCGGCAGGCAACTGCGGGAGCACGGGGTGTCCGGCTCAGCTGTGGTCATGCTCGACCGCGATTGTTCGTTTCGAGTGTGCCCGCCGGAGACCCGGATTTGGTGGGGCGCCTATCTCGGTACCGGCAACGAGCTGCTGGTAGCGGGCACTGTCGGCGAGGTCGGGGAGCGCATCGTGGCGCTACGTGCCGAAGCTCGAGCACGGCACGGTTGGATCATGGATACCTATTTGCTGAGGGCTTGA
- a CDS encoding PE family protein, protein MSWVIAAPEYVAAAANDLAGIGSTINQANAVASAPTSSVLPAGADEVSAGIAALFGAHAQAYQALSAQAALFHQQFVALMSAGASHYANAEAANASPLQQAEGLINDPVLALTGRPLFGNGANAPAGSGAGGGNGGWLFGNGGNGGSGAAGQAGGAGGSAGLWGNGGIGGTGGDGVAGATGEAGMAGGAGGIGGSGGLLYGLGGAGGLGGVGGAAGAAAAGFNNGNNGGVGGAGGAGGRGGFFLGDGGVGGTGGEGGGGTGAIDASKLGGTSGVGGIGGNGGNSGWLFGDGGAGGNGGNSGAVVADGSVLAGASGGDIFGANGGNGGNSGLFGSGGVGGNGGNGAAGQSVTGAAAEAAGHGGGGGSGGNGGGGGFFYGNGGTGGSGGNSGAGGDVPIAAPFEAGDGRPGGFGGTGGQAGLIGNGGTGGNGGNGGNGGNGGTKGGDAGAGAAGGFGGDAWLFGQGGAGGNGGNVALPGNYQLPTEGELSGNGGTAGGLGGDGGSLFGGGGNGGDSGTIPFGFDAPSGTGVGGAGGDAGLIGDGGNGGAGAGAAQGGTGGAGGSGGGLVGRPGSTGQA, encoded by the coding sequence ATGTCGTGGGTGATCGCAGCGCCCGAGTATGTGGCGGCAGCGGCCAACGATCTGGCGGGCATTGGCTCGACAATTAACCAGGCCAACGCGGTGGCGTCCGCCCCGACATCGTCGGTGTTGCCCGCGGGGGCCGACGAGGTGTCGGCGGGGATCGCGGCTTTGTTCGGTGCGCACGCTCAGGCATATCAGGCGCTGAGCGCCCAGGCGGCGCTATTTCACCAGCAGTTCGTCGCACTCATGAGCGCCGGTGCGAGTCACTACGCCAATGCCGAGGCGGCCAATGCGTCGCCGCTGCAACAGGCCGAGGGCTTGATCAACGATCCGGTGTTGGCGCTCACCGGGCGTCCGCTGTTTGGCAACGGCGCGAACGCACCCGCGGGGTCTGGGGCCGGCGGCGGCAACGGCGGGTGGTTGTTCGGCAACGGCGGTAACGGCGGGTCGGGTGCGGCCGGTCAGGCTGGCGGCGCCGGTGGTTCGGCGGGGCTGTGGGGCAATGGCGGAATAGGCGGAACCGGCGGGGACGGCGTGGCAGGGGCCACCGGCGAAGCAGGCATGGCGGGCGGCGCCGGCGGTATCGGTGGTTCCGGCGGGCTGCTGTACGGTCTCGGCGGTGCCGGGGGACTCGGCGGCGTGGGCGGAGCCGCGGGTGCCGCCGCCGCCGGCTTCAACAACGGCAACAACGGCGGCGTCGGCGGCGCCGGGGGTGCCGGTGGGCGCGGCGGGTTCTTCCTCGGCGATGGCGGAGTTGGCGGTACCGGAGGCGAGGGAGGCGGAGGCACCGGAGCTATCGACGCCAGCAAGCTCGGAGGAACTAGCGGCGTCGGCGGCATCGGCGGCAACGGGGGAAACAGTGGGTGGCTGTTCGGCGACGGTGGGGCTGGTGGTAACGGAGGCAATAGCGGTGCCGTTGTGGCTGACGGCAGCGTCCTGGCTGGCGCCAGTGGCGGCGATATCTTTGGCGCAAACGGCGGTAACGGCGGCAATTCCGGACTGTTCGGTAGCGGCGGCGTCGGTGGCAACGGGGGCAACGGCGCCGCGGGTCAATCCGTGACCGGGGCCGCCGCAGAGGCTGCGGGCCACGGCGGTGGCGGCGGTTCCGGTGGCAACGGCGGCGGCGGCGGGTTCTTCTACGGCAACGGCGGGACGGGCGGCTCGGGCGGCAACAGCGGCGCTGGTGGGGATGTTCCCATCGCGGCCCCGTTCGAAGCCGGCGACGGCCGCCCCGGTGGCTTCGGTGGTACGGGCGGGCAAGCCGGGTTGATCGGCAACGGCGGCACCGGCGGCAACGGCGGCAACGGCGGGAATGGCGGCAACGGCGGTACCAAGGGCGGCGACGCCGGTGCCGGTGCTGCCGGCGGCTTCGGCGGCGACGCCTGGCTGTTCGGGCAAGGCGGCGCTGGCGGCAACGGCGGCAACGTCGCGCTCCCCGGGAACTACCAGTTGCCGACTGAGGGCGAGTTGAGCGGCAACGGTGGCACCGCCGGCGGCCTCGGCGGCGATGGTGGGTCCCTTTTCGGCGGCGGTGGCAACGGCGGTGACTCGGGCACCATACCCTTCGGTTTCGATGCCCCCTCCGGGACCGGCGTCGGTGGTGCTGGCGGCGACGCCGGGCTCATCGGCGATGGCGGCAACGGCGGGGCCGGTGCCGGTGCTGCCCAGGGCGGCACGGGCGGCGCGGGCGGTTCGGGTGGAGGGCTGGTCGGCCGGCCCGGCAGCACTGGACAGGCCTAG
- a CDS encoding AurF N-oxygenase family protein has product MTTAVQPRGPSREEFSERLLKGSVKKSYEPVVDIDWDAPLDPDKFYLPPKLVSLYDTGMWDEMTRAQQIELSRQELVNTLSAGIWFENMLNQSLLRTILHEDPTSRSTHYKLTELGDETRHMVMFGKAIERIGAKPVQPRRFHRMIINTLPLAFQRGAMLWVAALIGEEIFDSLQRQMMDDPDLQPLIQRLMRIHVTEEARHIQFARDGARKRVAEMPRSNRWFIANINGLGGYFFNYLFSNPIPYARVGLDPRRARKAALASAHRREMQVAGFSGLAAFLTDAGLMGPIARRGWKRSRFL; this is encoded by the coding sequence ATGACCACAGCGGTGCAACCTCGTGGGCCGAGTCGTGAAGAGTTCTCAGAGCGCCTGCTCAAGGGCTCGGTCAAGAAGTCCTACGAGCCCGTCGTCGACATCGACTGGGATGCACCACTCGACCCGGACAAGTTCTATCTGCCCCCCAAGCTGGTGTCGCTGTATGACACCGGAATGTGGGACGAGATGACCCGCGCACAACAAATCGAGCTGTCCCGCCAGGAGTTGGTCAATACGCTGTCGGCGGGGATCTGGTTCGAGAACATGCTCAATCAATCGTTGCTGCGCACCATCCTCCACGAGGACCCCACCAGCCGCTCGACGCACTACAAACTGACCGAACTGGGCGATGAGACCCGCCATATGGTCATGTTCGGCAAAGCGATCGAGCGTATCGGCGCCAAGCCCGTACAACCGCGGCGGTTTCATCGGATGATCATCAATACCCTGCCCCTGGCGTTCCAGCGGGGCGCGATGCTGTGGGTGGCCGCCCTGATCGGTGAGGAAATCTTCGACTCGCTGCAACGGCAGATGATGGACGACCCGGACTTGCAGCCACTCATCCAACGGCTCATGCGGATTCACGTCACCGAAGAAGCGCGCCACATTCAATTCGCGCGTGACGGCGCACGCAAACGCGTCGCTGAGATGCCACGCTCCAACCGGTGGTTCATCGCCAACATCAACGGTCTCGGTGGCTATTTCTTCAACTACCTGTTCAGCAATCCGATCCCGTATGCCCGGGTGGGTCTGGACCCAAGGCGGGCACGAAAAGCGGCCCTCGCCAGCGCGCACCGCCGCGAGATGCAGGTCGCCGGATTCTCCGGGCTGGCAGCGTTCTTGACCGACGCGGGCTTAATGGGCCCAATCGCGCGTCGCGGGTGGAAGCGCAGCCGGTTTCTGTGA